CGTCGAGACGCGCTGCCGACGAGCTCGGGTATGCATCGAGGCCGCTGAATGAATCGCTCGCGGATGCGGTCAGGTTTTACCAAGAGCAGGGATGGCTATAGACACAGAATCGCTTCAAGACTGCCCCTCCGGTGGTGGCGGCGGCGCCTCCGGCACGGGCGTCACGACGGCCGCCGGCACGGCCACGACCGTTGACGTGCGGCGAGGCGGGTGAAACTTTGCATAAGTCTCCACCGACCATACGGCCATCGCCGCAATGACCGGTCCCAAAAAGACCCCCACCGCACCGAAAAATTCGAGCCCGCCAAAAATGCCCAAAAGCACCACGAGCGGATGCATGCGCGACGATTGCGAGCTTTGGACCCAGGGCCGCACGATATTGTCCGACAAACCAATCAAGACGACCGCAATCGCCATTCCTACGCCTGCCGCAAAGCGCCCCACCACGAAGAGATAAATCGTCGAACCCACGGTGACCGGCGTCGTGCCGACCAGCGGAATCACCGACAGCAGCATCGCGAGCACCGCGAGCAAGAACGCGTTCGGTACCTTGAAAATCGTGAGCGCCAAGAACGTGAGCCCACCCTGCACGATTGCCGTCGCGATGATCCCCAAAATGGCACCATTGACGGTTTCTCGAACGGATGCAAATAGCTCGCGCGTCTGGACATCCGGAAAGGGCGATTGATCATAGAGCCAATCGACGAGCCGCCTGCCATCGCGCAAAAAGTAATAAAGCGCCACGCCGAAAAGGAACAACGCCAGCATGATGGACGGCACGGCCGCCGCAACTCCACCGGCACGATTGGCAGCAAGCGTCGCCAAACGCTGGCCAACATCTTGAATCGCCGCCTGAAGATCGGCCCCACCAATGTGAATCGTGCGCCCTCGAATGTACAGTCCTTCCGTCAAAAACGTTTGAATACGCGTTATCGTCGATGACCAATCACGGGCCAAAAATTGATTGATCGATCGAACTGCCTCAATGGCAATGAAGACGAAAGGAATGACCACCAGCACGAGCGTACCGACGGACAAGACGAGAGGCG
Above is a window of Polyangiaceae bacterium DNA encoding:
- a CDS encoding AI-2E family transporter, which produces MEQDRRLSVVLRVGLLILFFWMVHEILVPIALGGLFALLLSPLLGRLEPRLGRARAFAPLVLSVGTLVLVVIPFVFIAIEAVRSINQFLARDWSSTITRIQTFLTEGLYIRGRTIHIGGADLQAAIQDVGQRLATLAANRAGGVAAAVPSIMLALFLFGVALYYFLRDGRRLVDWLYDQSPFPDVQTRELFASVRETVNGAILGIIATAIVQGGLTFLALTIFKVPNAFLLAVLAMLLSVIPLVGTTPVTVGSTIYLFVVGRFAAGVGMAIAVVLIGLSDNIVRPWVQSSQSSRMHPLVVLLGIFGGLEFFGAVGVFLGPVIAAMAVWSVETYAKFHPPRRTSTVVAVPAAVVTPVPEAPPPPPEGQS